A region of Vigna radiata var. radiata cultivar VC1973A chromosome 10, Vradiata_ver6, whole genome shotgun sequence DNA encodes the following proteins:
- the LOC106775424 gene encoding uncharacterized protein LOC106775424, translating into MSIMRKGSYKTVGSTSVDTGVGLVCQYQFENGSSQFVFMDIESGKRASLNHWLCFSTENFVQTLASSNGLILLSGFSEDQFCYHVFNPLTMHKFTIPQTRIQENVTRVGLAFDGCQFEVVVVEACSSQSNQLKVHVFSSDTGKWRSHHPINITAPSLPEFEFQELGIPPLYSNGSIHWEIGGHLLVYQVQGRHCELYELPNYSKDWSWQPTLTFRRRLCESGGRIYYCYTDFDGFHIWKLLNELEHEGFLYHWDYKTFPWSLVHSVEPEVFMSKLQNFCDMFFYDWDPFKIAPIAFGEEAQIIYLQLPGSVVSYNLDTGTLKSICTYSYSDMNFNCCSFFSSTSHNALSDTNGETELNLPIAELEKLAL; encoded by the coding sequence ATGAGTATTATGAGAAAGGGAAGTTACAAAACTGTTGGCTCAACCTCAGTAGATACTGGTGTTGGTCTTGTTTGCCAGTATCAATTTGAAAATGGGTCATCTCAGTTTGTGTTCATGGATATTGAAAGTGGAAAAAGAGCTTCCCTTAACCACTGGCTCTGCTTCTCCACCGAAAACTTTGTGCAGACCCTTGCTTCCAGCAATGGTTTAATTCTCTTGTCAGGTTTTAGTGAGGACCAATTCTGTTATCATGTGTTCAACCCCCTCACCATGCACAAGTTCACAATCCCTCAAACTAGAATCCAAGAGAATGTTACTAGAGTTGGATTAGCCTTTGATGGATGCCAGTTTGAGGTTGTGGTGGTTGAAGCATGTTCTTCACAATCCAATCAACTAAAAGTTCATGTTTTCTCTTCTGACACTGGCAAATGGAGGAGCCACCACCCCATCAACATAACTGCTCCTTCTTTGCCAGAATTTGAGTTCCAAGAACTTGGCATTCCTCCTCTTTACTCAAACGGGTCAATTCATTGGGAAATCGGTGGACACTTGCTGGTGTATCAAGTCCAAGGACGCCACTGTGAGCTATATGAACTACCAAACTATTCCAAGGATTGGTCTTGGCAACCAACATTGACTTTTCGCCGTCGTTTGTGTGAATCAGGAGGCAGGATTTACTATTGCTACACTGATTTTGATGGCTTCCACATTTGGAAGCTTCTCAATGAGCTCGAGCATGAAGGGTTTCTGTATCATTGGGATTACAAAACGTTTCCTTGGAGTTTAGTCCACAGTGTTGAACCTGAAGTGTTCATGTCTAAGCTCCAAAACTTTTGTGACATGTTCTTCTATGATTGGGACCCTTTCAAGATTGCACCCATTGCCTTTGGTGAAGAAGCACAAATCATATATTTGCAGCTTCCAGGATCTGTTGTTTCTTACAATCTTGACACAGGAACTCTGAAATCAATCTGCACCTACTCTTATTCAGACATGAACTTCAATTGCTgctccttcttttcttcaacttctcaCAATGCACTCAGTGACACCAATGGAGAAACAGAGCTGAATCTACCCATTGCAGAATTAGAAAAGTTAGCCCTATAA